A genomic window from Triticum urartu cultivar G1812 chromosome 7, Tu2.1, whole genome shotgun sequence includes:
- the LOC125521828 gene encoding probable beta-1,3-galactosyltransferase 2, translating into MTRGSGGGDELLFRGTISRKWTSLLCLSSFFVGLIFTNRMWTVPESKEIIRRSALELDKMNLVSSGDCALKSINNEPKDYVGQVQRTEDAIQTLDKTISNLEMELASAKATQDSILNGGVPSSEPAAKRKYFMVIGINTAFSSRKRRDSVRATWMPQGEKRRRMEEEKGIIIRFVIGHSATSGGILDRAIDAEDREHGDFLRLDHVEGYLELAAKTKSYFAKAVSTWDAEYFVKVDDDVHVNIATLGGILARHRSKPRAYIGCMKSGPVLAQEGVKYHEPEYWKFGEWGNKYFRHASGQLYAISKDLASYISINQHVLHKYANEDVSIGAWFIGVDAEHVDDRRLCCGTHPDCERKAQAGNVCAASFDWSCSGICKSADRIKEVHRRCGESANAIWNATF; encoded by the exons GATGTGGACCGTCCCGGAATCCAAAGAAATCATCAGGAGGTCGGCCCTCGAATTGGACAAAATGAATCTCGTCTCTTCTGGTGATTGTGCGCTCAAAAGC ATCAATAACGAGCCAAAAGACTATGTTGGGCAAGTCCAAAGAACTGAAGATGCTATACA GACGCTGGACAAGACAATATCAAACTTGGAAATGGAGCTAGCCTCGGCCAAGGCGACGCAGGACTCTATCCTCAACGGCGGCGTACCGTCGTCGGAACCGGCGGCAAAACGGAAGTACTTCATGGTCATCGGCATCAACACCGCGTTCAGCAGCCGGAAGCGGCGAGATTCAGTTCGCGCCACATGGATGCCTCAAG GGGAGAAAAGAAGGAGGATGGAAGAGGAGAAGGGCATCATCATCCGTTTCGTCATAGGTCATAG TGCAACATCTGGCGGGATACTGGACAGAGCAATTGACGCGGAAGACAGAGAGCATGGCGACTTCCTGAGGCTG GACCACGTTGAAGGGTACCTGGAGCTCGCAGCGAAGACGAAATCCTACTTCGCCAAAGCCGTCTCCACGTGGGACGCAGAGTACTTCGTCAAGGTGGACGATGATGTGCATGTAAACATAG CAACTCTTGGAGGCATATTGGCCAGGCATCGTTCCAAGCCCCGAGCCTACATCGGCTGCATGAAATCAGGCCCGGTCCTCGCTCAGGA GGGTGTGAAATACCATGAGCCGGAGTACTGGAAATTCGGCGAGTGGGGAAACAAGTACTTCCGGCACGCGAGCGGTCAGCTGTACGCCATCTCCAAGGATCTGGCCTCCTACATATCAATCAACCA GCATGTTCTCCACAAATATGCCAACGAGGATGTGTCGATAGGGGCCTGGTTCATCGGAGTAGATGCCGAGCACGTCGACGATCGCCGGCTCTGCTGCGGCACGCATCCAG ACTGTGAACGGAAGGCTCAGGCGGGGAACGTGTGTGCTGCGTCGTTTGACTGGAGCTGCAGCGGCATCTGCAAGTCGGCGGATCGGATCAAGGAGGTCCATCGGCGCTGCGGCGAGAGTGCGAACGCTATCTGGAACGCAACCTTCTGA